From Sphingopyxis sp. USTB-05, the proteins below share one genomic window:
- the dcd gene encoding dCTP deaminase, translating into MSILSDRWIREAAQTQGMIEPFVEAQRRDGCISYGLSSYGYDARVAPEFKIFTNVDSTIVDPKDFDPKNFVDRETDVCIIPPNSFALARTVEYFRIPRDVLVICLGKSTYARCGIIVNVTPLEPGWEGHVTLEFSNTTPLPAKIYANEGACQFLFLQGNEPCETSYADRAGKYMGQKGVTLPKL; encoded by the coding sequence ATGAGCATTCTTTCCGATCGCTGGATTCGCGAAGCCGCCCAGACGCAGGGTATGATCGAACCGTTCGTCGAGGCGCAGCGCCGCGATGGCTGCATCAGCTATGGCCTCTCGTCCTACGGCTATGACGCGCGCGTCGCCCCGGAGTTCAAAATCTTCACCAACGTCGATTCGACGATCGTCGATCCCAAGGATTTCGACCCGAAGAATTTCGTCGATCGCGAAACCGACGTCTGCATCATTCCGCCGAACAGCTTCGCATTGGCGCGGACAGTCGAATATTTTCGCATCCCTCGCGACGTGCTGGTGATCTGCCTCGGCAAGTCCACCTATGCGCGCTGCGGCATCATTGTAAACGTCACCCCACTCGAACCCGGCTGGGAAGGCCATGTGACGCTCGAATTTTCGAACACGACCCCCCTGCCCGCCAAAATCTATGCAAATGAAGGCGCGTGCCAGTTCCTCTTCTTGCAGGGCAATGAGCCGTGCGAGACCAGCTACGCCGACCGCGCGGGCAAATATATGGGGCAAAAGGGCGTCACGCTGCCCAAGCTCTAA
- a CDS encoding cytidine deaminase — MTDTRDALIDAARDAASRAYAPYSGFHVGAALLLKNGDVVTGANVENASYGLTLCAETAALAKIANEGWIGELVEVAIVGGRPDGDALLGTEPVNPCGRCRQILNEAAERSRTDILVHCASGDGSAVRTYKLSELLPAAFGPKDLGLID, encoded by the coding sequence ATGACCGACACTCGAGATGCCCTGATCGACGCCGCGCGCGATGCCGCGAGCCGCGCCTATGCACCCTATTCGGGCTTTCACGTCGGCGCGGCGTTGCTGCTTAAGAACGGCGATGTCGTCACCGGCGCCAATGTCGAGAATGCAAGCTATGGCCTTACCCTCTGCGCCGAGACCGCAGCGCTGGCCAAGATTGCGAACGAGGGCTGGATCGGAGAGCTTGTCGAGGTCGCGATCGTCGGCGGACGCCCCGACGGCGATGCCTTGCTCGGCACCGAGCCCGTCAATCCCTGCGGACGCTGCCGCCAGATCCTCAATGAAGCGGCCGAGCGGTCGCGGACCGACATCCTCGTCCATTGCGCCTCCGGCGACGGCAGCGCGGTGCGGACCTACAAGCTCAGCGAACTGCTCCCCGCGGCTTTCGGGCCCAAGGACCTCGGCCTCATCGACTGA
- a CDS encoding GH25 family lysozyme codes for MATGAIRSKRPGKAGGDWRAAIARTLRKIGAALVLLLLAAGLALWWAARWIPDRALYPTQGVTIDARNGDVHWGSIKAAGADFAYIMGTDGSSAVDPKFARNMTAAREAGVQAGAIHRYSLCQLATDQAANFIRHVPRRADALPAVVWLDYDDRCPDRPTRALLLSELATFLAQIEAHMGKQSVIAPGPAFESDYRVTQGIARTTWLRRDFFEPDYGAHPWAMWQANDYVRLSGAEGTVGWNALRPKGDMR; via the coding sequence ATGGCGACGGGGGCAATCAGAAGCAAACGACCGGGGAAAGCCGGCGGCGATTGGCGCGCCGCGATTGCGCGTACGCTGCGCAAGATCGGCGCCGCCCTCGTATTGCTACTGCTCGCGGCGGGCCTCGCATTATGGTGGGCCGCGCGCTGGATCCCCGACCGCGCCCTCTATCCGACGCAGGGTGTTACGATCGACGCGCGCAATGGCGATGTCCATTGGGGTTCGATCAAAGCGGCGGGCGCCGATTTCGCTTATATCATGGGCACCGACGGCTCTTCGGCGGTCGACCCGAAATTCGCACGCAATATGACCGCCGCACGTGAAGCTGGCGTACAGGCGGGCGCCATCCACCGCTACAGCCTCTGCCAGCTTGCGACCGATCAGGCCGCCAATTTCATCCGCCATGTGCCGCGCCGCGCCGACGCGCTGCCCGCCGTCGTCTGGCTCGACTATGACGATCGCTGCCCCGACCGCCCGACGCGCGCGCTTCTGCTTTCCGAACTCGCGACATTTCTCGCGCAGATCGAGGCGCATATGGGTAAGCAGAGCGTGATCGCACCGGGGCCGGCGTTCGAGAGCGATTACAGGGTGACACAGGGGATCGCGCGCACCACCTGGCTGCGCCGCGACTTTTTCGAACCCGATTATGGCGCACATCCCTGGGCGATGTGGCAGGCGAATGATTATGTCCGCCTGTCGGGTGCCGAGGGCACCGTCGGCTGGAACGCGCTGCGCCCGAAAGGAGATATGCGATGA
- a CDS encoding UPF0262 family protein, which yields MADADPSKQRIISIELDEGSIVWRNPDVEQERRVAIFDLIEENKFVPQRGHEDGYAGPYRLMLRVEDGRLIFEISREDGSPLEAIILGLGRFRRPIRDYFAICDSYYQAIKTSTAQQIETVDMARRGLHNEAAEMLMDRLDGKIAVDFATARRLFTLICVLHIKG from the coding sequence ATGGCCGACGCAGACCCTTCGAAACAACGGATCATTTCGATCGAACTCGACGAGGGTTCGATCGTCTGGCGCAATCCCGATGTCGAGCAGGAACGTCGCGTCGCGATCTTCGACCTGATCGAGGAGAATAAATTCGTACCGCAGCGCGGGCATGAGGATGGCTATGCCGGCCCATACCGCCTCATGTTGCGCGTCGAGGATGGCCGGTTGATATTTGAAATCAGCCGCGAAGATGGCTCGCCGCTCGAAGCCATCATTCTGGGCCTCGGCCGTTTCCGTCGTCCGATCCGGGATTATTTCGCGATCTGCGACAGCTATTATCAGGCGATCAAGACCTCGACCGCGCAGCAAATCGAAACCGTCGACATGGCGCGTCGCGGATTGCACAACGAAGCGGCCGAAATGCTGATGGATCGGCTCGACGGCAAGATCGCCGTCGATTTCGCGACTGCACGAAGGCTGTTCACGCTGATCTGCGTGCTGCACATCAAGGGCTGA
- a CDS encoding replicative DNA helicase, which translates to MPELALIPTAVASGDERQMPRNIEAEAAFLGAILIDNRVVEDLPVALSPDHFFEPLHGRIFQQTMALIERNSIATPVTLKPYFEADEAMKAVGGVGYLAQLTGSGAGLIGARDFARQIFDLALLRELAGVGRTLVDNALDTSERVDPQAQIEEAETALYRVAGGEAEMGSVKNFSQASLVALQAAERALNSGGHLSGITTGIASMNAKIGGMHNSDLMILAGRPGMGKTSLATNIAYNAAERFRRDEDDGIPPEKNMGAKVAFFSLEMSADQLATRVLAEQSGVSGEALRMGKISKEQFQQLSRAAQQLQTLPLFIDDTPGLTIAGLRTRARRLQRRHGIGFIIVDYLQLLQGSSKSGDNRVQEISEISRGLKTLAKELHVPVMALSQLSRQVESREDKRPQLSDLRESGSIEQDADMVLFVFREDYYVAAKEPKRPVEGDDVKIHAQHEEWAAEMERVFGLAEVIVAKSRHGSTGKIRMHFEAKTTKFSDLADDSMAFEDYE; encoded by the coding sequence ATGCCCGAACTAGCCCTTATCCCGACCGCCGTCGCCAGTGGCGACGAGCGCCAAATGCCGCGCAATATCGAGGCCGAGGCCGCGTTTCTCGGCGCGATCCTGATCGACAACCGAGTCGTCGAAGATTTGCCCGTGGCGCTCAGCCCCGACCATTTCTTCGAACCGCTGCACGGCCGGATCTTCCAGCAGACAATGGCGCTGATCGAACGGAACAGCATCGCGACGCCGGTGACGCTCAAGCCCTATTTCGAGGCCGACGAGGCGATGAAGGCGGTCGGCGGCGTCGGCTATCTTGCGCAGCTCACCGGCAGCGGTGCAGGGCTGATCGGCGCGCGCGACTTCGCGCGACAGATTTTCGATCTCGCGCTGCTCCGCGAACTGGCGGGTGTCGGGCGGACGCTCGTCGACAATGCGCTCGACACGAGCGAACGCGTCGACCCGCAGGCACAGATCGAGGAGGCCGAAACCGCGCTCTATCGCGTCGCCGGCGGTGAGGCCGAGATGGGGTCGGTCAAGAATTTCAGCCAGGCGAGCCTTGTCGCGCTGCAGGCGGCCGAGCGCGCGCTCAACTCGGGCGGTCATCTGTCGGGTATCACGACCGGCATTGCGAGCATGAATGCCAAGATCGGCGGCATGCACAATTCGGACTTGATGATCCTTGCCGGACGTCCGGGCATGGGCAAGACTTCGCTGGCGACGAATATCGCATATAACGCAGCCGAGCGTTTCCGCCGCGACGAAGATGACGGCATCCCGCCCGAAAAAAACATGGGTGCGAAGGTCGCGTTCTTCAGCCTTGAAATGTCGGCCGACCAGCTCGCGACGCGTGTGCTCGCCGAACAATCGGGGGTGTCCGGCGAAGCGCTGCGCATGGGCAAGATCAGCAAGGAACAGTTCCAGCAATTGAGCCGCGCTGCGCAGCAGCTCCAGACCTTGCCTTTGTTCATCGACGATACGCCGGGCCTGACGATCGCGGGTCTGCGCACCCGCGCGCGGCGGTTGCAGCGGCGCCACGGCATCGGCTTCATCATCGTCGACTATCTCCAGCTCTTGCAGGGCTCGTCGAAAAGCGGCGACAATCGCGTGCAGGAAATTTCGGAAATTTCGCGCGGTTTGAAGACGCTGGCCAAGGAGCTTCATGTGCCGGTGATGGCGCTGTCGCAGCTTAGCCGTCAGGTCGAAAGCCGCGAGGACAAGCGTCCGCAGCTCTCCGACCTTCGCGAATCGGGCTCGATCGAGCAGGACGCCGACATGGTGCTATTCGTGTTTCGCGAAGATTATTATGTCGCGGCGAAAGAGCCCAAGCGGCCGGTCGAGGGCGACGATGTCAAGATCCACGCGCAACATGAGGAATGGGCGGCCGAAATGGAGCGCGTCTTTGGTTTGGCCGAAGTGATCGTCGCAAAATCACGCCACGGCTCGACCGGCAAGATCCGCATGCACTTCGAGGCGAAGACGACGAAGTTCAGCGACCTCGCCGACGACAGCATGGCGTTCGAGGATTATGAATAA
- a CDS encoding phosphoadenylyl-sulfate reductase: MADVKASPSQAGDRTRDRIDVAPRFTQADVIRLNNLFRGQDAAEVVASVIGAGLLGETAIVSSFGAESAVLLHLVSRAAPDMPVLFLDTGKHFPETLAYRDELAAKLGLNIVNLTPDADELAAKDATELRWSYDPDGCCEIRKVKPLEKALTDFDTSVTGRKGFQSSTRQGLARFELDGNTGRLKFNPLANWTREELDAYFEAHDLPRHPLEAEGYPSIGCSPCTSKVKPGEDPRSGRWRGWDKTECGIHTAVTPIDDDPANDPAF; the protein is encoded by the coding sequence ATGGCTGACGTGAAAGCCTCTCCCTCTCAAGCTGGTGATCGCACCCGCGACCGGATCGACGTGGCGCCGCGCTTTACGCAGGCCGACGTCATCCGCCTCAACAACCTTTTCCGCGGCCAGGATGCCGCCGAGGTGGTCGCGAGCGTGATCGGTGCGGGGCTGCTCGGCGAAACTGCAATCGTCTCGAGCTTCGGCGCCGAAAGCGCGGTTCTGCTGCACCTCGTGAGCCGTGCCGCACCCGACATGCCTGTGCTGTTTCTCGATACCGGCAAGCATTTTCCCGAAACGCTCGCCTATCGCGACGAACTGGCGGCGAAGCTCGGTCTCAATATCGTCAACCTGACGCCCGATGCAGATGAACTGGCCGCGAAGGACGCGACTGAGCTGCGCTGGTCGTACGATCCCGACGGCTGCTGTGAAATCCGCAAGGTCAAGCCGCTCGAAAAGGCGCTGACCGATTTCGACACCTCGGTCACGGGCCGCAAGGGTTTCCAGTCTTCGACACGCCAGGGCCTCGCGCGCTTCGAACTCGACGGCAATACCGGCCGCCTCAAATTCAACCCGCTCGCCAATTGGACGCGCGAGGAACTGGACGCCTATTTCGAGGCTCACGACCTGCCGCGCCACCCGCTGGAGGCCGAGGGCTATCCCTCGATCGGATGCTCGCCCTGCACATCGAAGGTCAAGCCGGGCGAAGACCCGCGCTCGGGTCGCTGGCGCGGCTGGGACAAGACCGAATGCGGCATCCACACCGCGGTCACGCCGATCGACGACGATCCGGCGAACGACCCCGCTTTCTAA
- a CDS encoding DUF934 domain-containing protein yields MVEHLHSDGEEPCVTLDAFLQQSNATAVRLEPDEDARALIPHLDRLALIEVAFPKFRDGRGYSSARILREAGYTGELRAQGDVLVDQIAYMKRCGFDTFAPEKELNPADVEAALTRWPEHYQGAADGAVPIWKLRHG; encoded by the coding sequence ATGGTTGAGCATCTGCACAGCGACGGCGAGGAACCCTGCGTTACGCTCGACGCCTTCCTCCAGCAATCGAACGCGACTGCGGTGCGGCTCGAACCCGATGAGGATGCGCGCGCGCTGATCCCGCATCTCGACCGGCTCGCGCTGATCGAAGTCGCCTTCCCAAAGTTTCGCGACGGCCGTGGTTATTCGTCGGCGCGCATCCTGCGCGAGGCGGGTTACACGGGCGAACTGCGCGCGCAGGGCGACGTTCTGGTAGACCAGATCGCTTATATGAAGCGCTGCGGCTTCGACACGTTCGCGCCCGAAAAGGAGCTCAATCCTGCCGATGTAGAGGCGGCGCTGACGCGTTGGCCTGAACATTATCAAGGCGCCGCCGACGGCGCGGTGCCGATATGGAAATTAAGGCATGGCTGA
- a CDS encoding nitrite/sulfite reductase, translated as MYKYDEYDQQMVDARVAEFSDQVRRRLAGEITEDQFKPLRLMNGLYLQLHAYMLRVAVPYGTLDSRQMRMLAHIARKYDRDYGHFTTRQNLQYNWIKLEDAPAILADLASVEMHAIQTSGNCIRNISSDQWAGAAADEITDPRPWAELLRQWSSFHPEFSYLPRKFKIAVIAADEDRAAMRLHDIGIQIVERDGVHGAAFYVGGGMGRTPMIAPLIKDFVPLEDMLSYAEACLRVYNRHGRRDNIYKARIKILIHELGADEYRRQVEEEYAHVKSLGIDPPKAEFDRIAAQFAPPALDASAPDDIDRSDPDFAVWVDQNVAAHKVPGHAIVNISLKPVGGIPGDASSAQIDLMADLAETYSHGELRVTHAQNIVLPHVRKADLYAIWQALDAAELATPNLDLISDIIACPGLDYCSLANARSIPVAQKIATRFSDLGRQKELGELKLKVSGCINACGHHHAGHIGILGVDRKGTENYQLLLGGSGAEDVSLGTITGPGFDEDGIVDAIERVTDKYLAERTEGERFVDTFRRVGMAPFKEAIYG; from the coding sequence ATGTATAAATATGACGAATATGACCAGCAGATGGTCGACGCCCGCGTTGCCGAATTCAGCGACCAGGTGCGCCGCCGCCTCGCCGGGGAAATCACAGAGGACCAGTTCAAGCCGCTGCGACTGATGAACGGCCTCTATCTCCAGCTTCACGCATATATGCTGCGTGTGGCGGTGCCTTACGGCACGCTCGACAGCCGTCAAATGAGGATGCTCGCGCATATCGCACGCAAATATGACCGCGACTACGGCCATTTCACCACCCGCCAGAACCTTCAGTATAACTGGATCAAGCTGGAGGACGCGCCCGCGATTCTCGCCGATCTGGCATCGGTCGAGATGCACGCGATCCAGACGAGCGGCAATTGCATCCGCAACATCAGCTCCGATCAGTGGGCCGGGGCGGCCGCCGACGAGATTACCGATCCGCGTCCATGGGCCGAACTGCTCCGCCAATGGTCGAGCTTCCACCCGGAATTCAGCTATCTGCCGCGCAAGTTCAAGATCGCGGTGATCGCCGCCGACGAGGATCGCGCCGCAATGCGCCTCCACGATATCGGCATCCAGATCGTCGAGCGCGATGGCGTCCACGGCGCCGCTTTCTACGTCGGTGGCGGCATGGGCCGGACCCCGATGATCGCGCCGCTGATCAAGGATTTCGTACCGCTCGAAGATATGCTGAGCTATGCCGAGGCATGCCTTCGGGTCTATAATCGCCATGGCCGCCGCGACAATATCTACAAGGCGCGCATCAAGATCCTGATCCACGAACTCGGCGCCGACGAATATCGCCGCCAGGTCGAGGAAGAATATGCGCATGTAAAATCGCTCGGCATCGACCCGCCGAAGGCCGAGTTCGACCGCATCGCGGCGCAATTTGCTCCGCCCGCGCTCGACGCCTCGGCGCCCGATGACATCGACCGCAGCGACCCCGACTTCGCGGTCTGGGTCGACCAGAATGTCGCCGCGCACAAGGTGCCGGGCCATGCGATCGTCAACATCAGCCTGAAGCCTGTCGGTGGGATCCCCGGCGACGCCAGCTCGGCGCAGATCGACCTGATGGCCGATCTTGCCGAGACATACAGCCATGGCGAACTGCGCGTCACCCACGCCCAGAACATTGTGCTTCCGCACGTCCGCAAGGCCGATCTCTATGCGATCTGGCAGGCGCTCGACGCCGCGGAACTCGCGACGCCGAACCTCGATCTTATCAGCGACATCATCGCCTGCCCCGGGCTCGATTATTGCAGCCTCGCGAATGCGCGCTCGATCCCGGTCGCCCAAAAGATCGCGACGCGCTTCTCGGACCTCGGCCGCCAGAAGGAACTGGGCGAGCTGAAACTCAAGGTTTCGGGCTGCATCAACGCCTGCGGGCACCACCATGCCGGACATATCGGCATCCTCGGCGTCGACCGAAAAGGTACCGAAAACTACCAGCTTTTGCTCGGCGGGTCGGGCGCGGAGGACGTCAGCCTGGGCACGATCACCGGCCCCGGTTTCGACGAGGATGGCATCGTCGACGCGATCGAGCGCGTGACCGACAAATATCTCGCCGAGCGCACCGAGGGCGAGCGTTTCGTCGATACTTTCCGCCGCGTCGGCATGGCCCCCTTCAAGGAGGCGATCTATGGTTGA
- a CDS encoding DUF2849 domain-containing protein yields the protein MKLLTGNDLKTGFVTWWTGADWSLHIEDAADVGEHGEAILAAEEGARRVNAPYIIAGEATAEGPRPAHIKDRIRALGPTVRPDLTLKPADPAAGDWVI from the coding sequence ATGAAACTGCTCACGGGCAACGACCTGAAAACAGGATTTGTCACCTGGTGGACCGGCGCCGACTGGTCGCTGCACATCGAAGACGCAGCCGACGTCGGCGAGCATGGCGAAGCGATCCTCGCCGCCGAGGAAGGCGCGCGCCGCGTCAACGCCCCCTATATCATCGCAGGCGAAGCAACCGCCGAAGGCCCGCGACCCGCGCACATCAAGGACCGCATCCGCGCCTTGGGTCCGACCGTGCGCCCCGACCTGACACTGAAACCCGCCGATCCCGCGGCCGGCGACTGGGTGATCTGA
- the cobA gene encoding uroporphyrinogen-III C-methyltransferase: MAKTLPPAGKLWLVGAGPGDPDLLTLRAARLLESADLVVHDGLVGEGVLALIPPNVERISVAKQRSRHTMKQKLINELIVRETLAGKQVVRLKGGDPFIFGRGGEELDAAREAGAAVEVVPGITAAAGCAAQAGLPLTHREDASAVSFVAGQCKDLTDQDWSGLAGHGRTLVIYMGLATANAIADKLIADGVSPDLPVAIVERGTTADARVLRTLLTDLGDLVAREKVASPALIIVGKVAARADALDCLGTPGVAENIENIRDFT; encoded by the coding sequence ATGGCAAAGACTCTTCCTCCTGCGGGCAAGCTCTGGCTCGTCGGCGCCGGCCCCGGCGACCCCGACCTGTTGACGCTGCGCGCCGCGCGATTGCTGGAAAGCGCCGACCTCGTCGTGCACGATGGGCTGGTCGGCGAAGGCGTGCTGGCGCTGATCCCGCCCAATGTCGAACGGATCAGCGTCGCCAAGCAGCGCAGTCGCCACACGATGAAGCAGAAACTCATCAACGAATTGATCGTCCGCGAAACGCTGGCCGGCAAGCAGGTCGTGCGCCTGAAGGGTGGCGATCCCTTCATCTTCGGCCGCGGCGGCGAAGAACTCGACGCAGCACGCGAAGCCGGCGCTGCGGTCGAGGTCGTCCCCGGCATCACCGCTGCGGCGGGCTGCGCCGCGCAGGCGGGCCTCCCCCTGACCCACCGCGAAGATGCAAGCGCGGTCAGCTTCGTCGCGGGGCAGTGCAAGGATCTGACCGATCAGGATTGGTCGGGGCTCGCAGGCCATGGCCGGACGCTGGTTATCTATATGGGCCTCGCGACGGCCAACGCCATCGCCGACAAGCTCATCGCCGACGGCGTGTCGCCCGATCTGCCGGTTGCCATCGTCGAACGCGGGACCACCGCCGACGCGCGGGTGCTGCGTACGCTTCTGACCGATCTCGGCGACCTCGTTGCGCGCGAGAAGGTCGCCAGTCCGGCGCTGATCATCGTCGGCAAGGTTGCAGCGCGCGCCGATGCGCTCGACTGCCTCGGCACGCCAGGCGTCGCTGAAAACATCGAAAACATAAGGGACTTCACATGA
- the astD gene encoding succinylglutamate-semialdehyde dehydrogenase, producing the protein MSEPLISFEPATGEELWRGPVSDIDTEVEIARRAWPEWAAKPVTFRTETLRRFVDRVKAEGEAFADLIARETGKPLWEARTEVESVANKVDISVKAYAERTSNRRIEGAMGLRNAVRHKPHGALAVLGPYNFPAHLPNGHIVPALIAGNSVLFKPSEKTPAVGAKLVELFHSAGVPPEVLRLVIGGPETGKALAGHEGIDGLLFTGSARTGLALNRQFAGKPGKMLALEMGGNNPIVVWDTADIRTAAIIVVQSAFLSAGQRCSNARRLIVRDSLADALVDEVCQIANRLIVDHPHADPSPYMGPVIDNEAADGLTESFLILMSNGGKVIRHMTRPIAGRPFLTPGIIDVTAMRERPDIELFGPLLQVVRVDSFEAAIAEANNTAFGLSASLIGGTPQLYDQFWANARAGVINWNRPTNGASSAAPFGGIGLSGNHRPSAFYAADYCAYPVASAESDSIRASIGVGLRDPEGSQLVTKKYL; encoded by the coding sequence ATGAGCGAGCCCTTGATTTCCTTCGAACCCGCAACCGGCGAAGAGCTCTGGCGCGGGCCGGTCAGCGACATCGATACCGAGGTCGAAATTGCCCGTCGCGCCTGGCCTGAATGGGCGGCGAAACCCGTCACCTTCCGTACCGAAACACTCCGCCGCTTCGTCGACCGCGTAAAGGCCGAGGGTGAAGCATTTGCAGATCTGATCGCCCGCGAAACCGGCAAGCCGCTTTGGGAAGCGCGAACCGAAGTCGAATCGGTCGCGAACAAGGTCGATATTTCGGTCAAAGCCTATGCCGAACGCACTTCCAACCGGCGGATCGAGGGCGCGATGGGGCTCCGCAACGCGGTGCGGCACAAGCCGCACGGCGCGCTTGCAGTGCTCGGCCCCTATAATTTCCCTGCACACCTGCCCAACGGCCATATCGTCCCCGCGCTGATCGCCGGAAATTCGGTGCTGTTCAAACCGTCGGAGAAGACGCCCGCTGTCGGCGCGAAGCTGGTCGAACTGTTTCACAGCGCCGGCGTCCCGCCGGAGGTGCTTCGCCTCGTCATCGGCGGCCCCGAAACGGGCAAGGCGCTCGCGGGCCATGAAGGCATCGACGGGCTGCTCTTCACCGGATCGGCGCGCACCGGACTTGCGCTCAATCGTCAGTTTGCGGGCAAGCCGGGCAAGATGCTCGCGCTCGAAATGGGGGGTAATAACCCGATCGTCGTGTGGGACACCGCCGACATCCGCACCGCCGCGATCATCGTCGTCCAGTCGGCGTTTCTCAGCGCCGGGCAGCGCTGCAGCAATGCGCGCCGGCTGATCGTCAGGGACAGTCTCGCCGATGCGCTGGTCGACGAGGTTTGCCAGATCGCGAACCGGTTGATCGTCGACCATCCGCACGCCGATCCATCACCCTATATGGGGCCGGTGATCGACAATGAGGCGGCCGACGGTCTGACCGAAAGCTTCCTGATCCTGATGTCGAACGGCGGCAAGGTGATCCGCCATATGACGCGGCCGATCGCCGGGCGCCCCTTCCTGACGCCCGGTATCATTGACGTCACCGCCATGCGCGAACGTCCCGATATCGAGCTGTTCGGTCCGCTTTTGCAGGTTGTTCGCGTCGACAGCTTCGAGGCGGCAATCGCCGAGGCGAACAACACTGCCTTTGGCCTGTCGGCATCGCTGATCGGCGGCACACCGCAACTTTACGACCAGTTCTGGGCCAATGCGCGTGCGGGCGTCATCAACTGGAACCGACCGACCAACGGCGCCTCGTCGGCGGCTCCGTTCGGCGGCATCGGACTGTCGGGCAATCATCGGCCCAGCGCCTTCTATGCAGCCGACTATTGCGCCTATCCGGTGGCATCGGCCGAAAGCGATTCGATCCGCGCGTCGATTGGTGTCGGCCTGCGCGATCCCGAAGGGTCGCAGCTGGTGACGAAGAAATATCTATAG
- a CDS encoding alpha/beta fold hydrolase, producing the protein MAQQDAKQDGRRDWSDQYWWSHDGVRLHARVYAGPDGSETAPPVLCMPGLARNARDFEALAPHVAQYRKVIVIEFRGRGESAYAKDPMTYVPLTYVQDVVALLDELKIVRFAAIGTSLGGLVAMLMAATLPGRLVGVVLNDVGPELQAAGLERIRDYIGAGGSQPTWMHAARAFAELNGSVYPGYGIHDWLRLTKRTHRLTPEGRIVTDYDKQIAAPLRVPNGGDAGVDLWPAYRALGDVPLLILRGALSDILARPAGEKMAAELPRARLIEVPGVGHAPTMDEPEARAAIDAWAAELPQA; encoded by the coding sequence TTGGCCCAGCAGGATGCAAAGCAGGATGGGCGCCGCGACTGGTCGGACCAATATTGGTGGTCGCACGACGGCGTCCGGCTGCACGCGCGCGTCTATGCAGGCCCCGACGGCAGCGAAACTGCTCCGCCGGTGCTGTGCATGCCCGGGCTGGCACGCAACGCGCGCGATTTCGAGGCGCTGGCCCCGCATGTCGCACAATATCGCAAGGTAATCGTCATCGAGTTTCGCGGGCGGGGCGAGAGCGCCTATGCCAAGGATCCGATGACCTATGTCCCGCTGACCTATGTGCAGGACGTGGTCGCGCTGCTCGACGAACTCAAGATCGTGCGTTTCGCGGCGATCGGCACGTCGCTCGGCGGACTGGTCGCGATGCTGATGGCCGCGACGCTGCCGGGGCGTCTTGTCGGCGTGGTACTGAACGACGTCGGTCCCGAACTCCAAGCGGCCGGGCTCGAGCGCATCCGCGATTATATCGGCGCCGGCGGCAGCCAGCCGACGTGGATGCATGCTGCCCGGGCGTTCGCCGAACTTAACGGTTCGGTCTACCCGGGCTATGGCATCCACGACTGGCTGCGGCTGACCAAGCGCACGCACAGACTTACGCCCGAGGGCAGGATCGTCACCGATTATGACAAGCAGATCGCGGCGCCGCTGCGCGTGCCGAACGGTGGCGATGCCGGGGTCGATCTGTGGCCCGCATATCGCGCGCTCGGCGACGTTCCGCTGCTGATCCTGCGCGGCGCGCTTTCGGACATATTGGCGCGCCCGGCGGGAGAGAAAATGGCAGCCGAATTGCCGCGCGCACGGCTGATCGAAGTGCCGGGCGTCGGTCATGCGCCGACCATGGACGAACCCGAGGCGCGTGCGGCGATCGACGCGTGGGCCGCGGAGCTTCCGCAGGCGTGA